From the genome of Fibrobacter sp., one region includes:
- a CDS encoding T9SS type A sorting domain-containing protein: MKNGFLGLSLIPLLAVSSFAVDSASDFNWSSVSMGGGGFVSAIVASPLEKGLFYARTDVGGAYRWDETSARWVSLMDWVDITERGLLGVEAIAVDPKEEGVVYMMTGTSYWNNGRTAFLRSKDHGNSWDILYTWDVDGTKGVKVERFGAHGNGMGRGNGEALAIDPNDSKIMFYGSKNKGLWKSEDNGTSWSHVDAWTKAAGSDTTWNGSGFSFVQYAPGSSKNIYAGFLREGTAKNKTFENVFKSEDGGETWKALPIPDELRTTAGGGVVRLMPQRAVITNDGSAMVVTFADGAGPHSMGWDEGWGPIWDGFGRGAVLKCDLKTSTWTDVSPEDNLDGKGEEKYDMTDYSKTDEYEYIAPYGGITINPNDDKEMVVTTEGYNGPQFWYKKGEDGKDVWSDRWGSNIFHTTDGGESWVASFRYYWMEGGVFPTTQQMDANGIGWMHDGSIHWAGSVAMDPFDHNRVFVTSGNGIFRTDNLNDYTIKKAENSWSSDEITMNQVWHFSAHGVEETVPFEVVSIPGGPMISVIGDYDGFRHEDISKFPQYRHMTDVSGTPVPLGTTQGLAYAAKSGKLVKVANARKYEGKYSDVPIEPLQFSSDSGRTWTVGTYCKLDEKIANGTAAISTDGDVALFVPMEGSTSVYRYSNAAYTEVSGIDNSSFVVGDPENADVFYAYNKTEGKFYKSSDKGASFAAVGTPGKSAFKKFRAIPGFEGDLWLPIAEQDPATGLGVGGSLQHSTDGGKTWTAVKGVGYCEAVGFGAPKTKGGYPAIYVFAKVGEVTGVFGSDDKGETWTRVNDDGHEFGGLANGEFVMGDMNTYGVVYMSTAGRGIAVRAPESFGMGSSNSNGTSSIAKTSVKPASASVTYVHGNLELTVKNSAARLAVYDMQGKLLVNKVYSHSASIPLKELVSAKGNYFVRIDDGRKILFANRIIIAK; encoded by the coding sequence ATGAAAAATGGATTTTTGGGACTCTCTCTGATTCCTTTGTTGGCGGTTTCTTCCTTTGCCGTGGACAGCGCTTCTGATTTTAACTGGAGTAGCGTAAGCATGGGTGGTGGAGGATTTGTTTCTGCCATTGTGGCATCTCCTCTAGAAAAGGGCCTGTTCTACGCTCGCACTGACGTTGGCGGAGCCTACCGCTGGGACGAAACCAGTGCCCGTTGGGTATCCCTCATGGACTGGGTGGATATTACGGAACGTGGCCTCCTGGGTGTGGAGGCCATTGCGGTGGATCCCAAGGAAGAAGGGGTGGTTTACATGATGACCGGTACCAGTTACTGGAATAATGGTAGAACCGCATTCCTCCGCAGTAAGGATCATGGTAATTCCTGGGATATTCTTTATACTTGGGATGTGGACGGAACCAAGGGCGTTAAGGTAGAGCGCTTCGGTGCTCATGGTAATGGCATGGGCCGCGGTAACGGCGAGGCTCTAGCTATCGACCCCAATGATTCCAAAATCATGTTCTACGGCTCCAAGAATAAGGGCTTGTGGAAGTCTGAGGATAACGGAACCAGCTGGAGCCATGTGGATGCCTGGACGAAAGCCGCTGGATCCGACACAACCTGGAATGGTTCCGGCTTTAGCTTTGTGCAGTATGCGCCTGGCAGCTCCAAGAATATTTATGCGGGTTTCTTGCGTGAAGGAACCGCAAAGAACAAAACCTTTGAAAACGTTTTTAAGTCGGAAGACGGTGGTGAGACCTGGAAGGCTTTGCCTATCCCCGACGAATTGCGCACTACCGCTGGTGGCGGCGTTGTTCGCTTGATGCCCCAGCGAGCTGTAATAACCAACGACGGAAGCGCCATGGTGGTGACTTTTGCCGATGGTGCCGGCCCTCATTCCATGGGCTGGGACGAAGGCTGGGGACCTATCTGGGACGGCTTTGGTCGTGGAGCTGTGCTGAAGTGCGATTTGAAAACCAGTACGTGGACCGATGTCTCTCCCGAAGATAATCTGGACGGAAAGGGCGAAGAGAAGTACGACATGACGGATTACTCCAAGACCGACGAGTACGAGTATATTGCCCCCTATGGTGGCATTACCATCAATCCTAATGACGATAAGGAAATGGTGGTGACCACAGAAGGCTATAACGGTCCCCAGTTCTGGTACAAGAAGGGGGAAGATGGTAAGGATGTCTGGAGCGACCGCTGGGGTTCCAATATTTTCCATACTACAGATGGCGGTGAATCCTGGGTGGCTTCTTTCCGTTATTACTGGATGGAAGGCGGCGTGTTCCCCACGACACAGCAGATGGACGCCAATGGCATTGGCTGGATGCATGACGGTTCCATTCATTGGGCTGGTAGCGTTGCCATGGATCCCTTTGACCATAACCGCGTGTTTGTGACTTCCGGTAACGGTATCTTCCGTACAGATAACTTGAATGACTATACCATCAAGAAGGCGGAAAATTCCTGGTCTTCCGATGAGATTACCATGAACCAGGTTTGGCATTTCAGTGCCCACGGCGTGGAAGAAACGGTGCCCTTCGAAGTGGTAAGTATTCCCGGCGGTCCCATGATTTCCGTCATCGGTGACTACGATGGTTTCCGTCACGAGGATATTTCCAAGTTCCCGCAGTACCGCCACATGACTGATGTTAGTGGCACTCCAGTCCCGCTGGGAACGACCCAGGGCCTGGCCTATGCGGCAAAGTCCGGCAAGTTGGTGAAGGTTGCTAATGCCCGTAAGTACGAGGGTAAATACAGTGATGTGCCTATTGAACCGTTGCAGTTCTCTAGCGACTCTGGCCGTACATGGACTGTAGGCACCTACTGCAAACTTGATGAAAAAATTGCGAACGGTACTGCCGCCATTTCTACGGATGGGGACGTTGCACTGTTCGTTCCTATGGAAGGTAGTACTAGCGTTTACCGTTACAGCAACGCTGCCTATACGGAGGTTTCTGGTATTGATAATAGTTCTTTCGTTGTGGGTGATCCTGAAAATGCGGATGTATTCTATGCTTACAACAAGACGGAAGGCAAGTTCTACAAGAGTTCCGACAAGGGGGCGTCCTTTGCAGCTGTTGGCACTCCGGGCAAGAGCGCCTTCAAGAAGTTCCGTGCCATTCCTGGCTTTGAAGGAGACCTGTGGCTACCTATTGCAGAACAGGATCCTGCAACGGGTCTAGGCGTAGGCGGCAGTCTGCAGCACTCCACCGATGGAGGCAAAACCTGGACTGCGGTGAAGGGCGTTGGCTATTGCGAGGCCGTCGGCTTCGGCGCACCCAAGACCAAGGGCGGCTATCCTGCGATTTATGTATTCGCCAAGGTGGGCGAGGTCACGGGCGTGTTTGGTTCTGACGACAAGGGCGAAACCTGGACCAGGGTCAACGATGACGGCCACGAATTTGGCGGTCTTGCCAATGGCGAATTCGTTATGGGTGATATGAATACTTATGGAGTGGTGTACATGAGTACTGCTGGTCGCGGCATCGCAGTTCGTGCCCCGGAATCCTTTGGTATGGGCTCCTCCAACTCCAACGGAACTTCCAGTATTGCAAAAACTTCTGTGAAGCCTGCTAGCGCAAGCGTTACCTATGTTCATGGTAATCTCGAACTTACTGTGAAAAATTCTGCAGCGCGCCTTGCCGTTTATGATATGCAAGGAAAGCTGTTGGTTAACAAGGTTTACAGCCACAGTGCATCGATTCCGCTGAAAGAACTGGTAAGTGCTAAGGGGAACTACTTTGTCCGTATCGATGACGGCCGCAAGATTCTCTTTGCGAATAGAATCATTATTGCAAAATAA
- a CDS encoding ATP-binding cassette domain-containing protein, with translation MLNVSNVSLQYGSRVLFKEVNLSFKPGNCYGVIGANGAGKSTFLKILSGELEPNTGEVTKNPGERIAVLKQDHFAYEQNTVLETVMMGYPELYELGKKREELYALPEMTDAQGEEAIKVEERFGEIGGYEADSSAAVLLKGLGIPEEFHYSLMADLDGNQKIRVLLAQALFGNPDILLLDEPTNHLDLDTVAWLEDYLERFENVVIVVSHDRHFLNTVCTHTCDIDYGKINIYGGNYEFWYAASQLAQKQRKDQNRRAEEKIEELKAFIRRFASNAAKAKQATSRKKLLDKMTVEEMPASSRKFPWVNFKMDREPGKIVLEVKNMDIDGGDGIVCKGLNFNLNNGDKVALVGEYGNLKTAFFQMIAGEIPTAEGVVKWGNTITQNYFPKNNDAYFQSDLSLVDWLRQYSKEQDETFIRGFLGRMLFTGEEALKCCNVLSGGEKVRCMLSKMMLSNANCLLLDEPTAHLDLEAITALNNGLTAFQGPIIFCTQDHEFAQTVANRVLELTPDGVLDRSITFDEWYESKSAKSKRK, from the coding sequence ATGCTGAATGTATCTAATGTAAGTCTTCAATATGGCAGCCGCGTGCTTTTCAAGGAAGTGAACCTTTCCTTCAAGCCCGGCAACTGCTATGGTGTTATCGGTGCCAACGGTGCCGGCAAATCTACCTTCCTCAAGATTTTGAGCGGTGAACTTGAACCCAATACCGGTGAAGTCACCAAGAACCCGGGCGAACGTATCGCCGTCCTTAAGCAGGACCACTTCGCCTACGAACAGAACACTGTTCTCGAAACAGTCATGATGGGTTACCCGGAACTTTACGAACTGGGCAAGAAGCGCGAAGAACTCTACGCACTCCCCGAAATGACCGACGCCCAGGGCGAAGAAGCCATCAAGGTGGAAGAACGTTTTGGTGAAATCGGCGGTTACGAAGCCGACTCCAGCGCTGCAGTCCTCTTGAAGGGTCTTGGCATTCCTGAAGAATTCCACTACAGCCTCATGGCAGACCTGGATGGCAACCAGAAGATCCGCGTGCTCTTGGCACAGGCCCTGTTTGGCAACCCGGACATCTTGCTGCTTGACGAACCGACCAACCACTTGGACCTGGATACCGTCGCCTGGCTGGAAGACTACCTGGAACGTTTTGAAAACGTGGTGATCGTGGTGAGCCATGACCGTCACTTCCTCAACACCGTCTGTACCCACACTTGCGATATCGACTACGGCAAGATCAACATCTACGGTGGTAACTACGAATTCTGGTATGCAGCTAGCCAGCTCGCCCAGAAGCAGCGTAAGGACCAGAACCGTCGTGCCGAAGAAAAGATCGAAGAATTGAAGGCCTTTATCCGCCGCTTCGCTTCCAACGCAGCAAAGGCTAAGCAGGCCACCTCCCGTAAGAAGCTCCTGGACAAGATGACCGTGGAAGAAATGCCGGCCTCCAGCCGTAAGTTCCCCTGGGTCAACTTCAAGATGGACCGCGAACCGGGTAAGATCGTTCTTGAAGTCAAGAACATGGACATCGACGGCGGCGACGGCATCGTCTGCAAGGGCCTCAACTTCAACCTGAACAATGGCGACAAGGTTGCCCTCGTTGGTGAATACGGTAACCTAAAGACCGCATTCTTCCAGATGATCGCAGGAGAAATTCCTACCGCTGAAGGCGTGGTCAAGTGGGGCAACACCATTACCCAGAACTACTTCCCCAAGAACAACGACGCCTACTTCCAGAGCGATCTTTCCCTGGTTGACTGGCTCCGTCAGTACAGCAAGGAACAGGATGAAACCTTCATCCGCGGTTTCCTTGGTCGTATGCTCTTCACCGGCGAAGAAGCCCTGAAGTGCTGTAACGTTCTTTCCGGTGGTGAAAAGGTCCGCTGCATGCTCTCCAAGATGATGCTTTCCAACGCAAACTGCTTGCTGTTGGACGAACCTACCGCTCACCTTGACTTGGAAGCCATTACCGCCCTGAACAACGGCTTGACCGCATTCCAGGGTCCGATCATCTTCTGTACTCAGGACCACGAATTTGCACAGACCGTCGCAAACCGCGTTCTTGAACTGACCCCGGATGGAGTCCTCGACCGTTCTATCACCTTCGATGAATGGTACGAATCTAAGTCCGCAAAGTCTAAGCGCAAATAA